AAGGCGGCGCGCGCGCAGCAGGACGGCACGCTCGCGCAGGAAATCGTGTCGGTCACGATTCCGCAGAAGAAGGGTGATCCGGTGGTCGTGTCGCGCGACGAGCATCCGCGCGAAACGAGCATCGAGGCGCTCGCGAAGCTGAAGGGCGTCGTGCGTCCGGACGGCTCGGTGACGGCCGGCAACGCGTCGGGCGTGAACGACGGCGCGGCCGCGCTGCTGCTCGCGAACGAGGAAAACGCAAAGCGCTTCGGCCTGACGCCGCGTGCGCGCGTGCTCGGCATCGCGACGGCCGGCGTGGCGCCGCGCGTGATGGGCATCGGCCCGGCGCCGGCGACGCAGAAGCTGCTCGCGCGCCTCGGTATGAAGATCGACCAGTTCGACGTGATCGAGCTGAACGAAGCGTTTGCGTCGCAGGGTCTCGCGGTGCTGCGTTTGCTCGGCGTCGCGGACGACGATCCCCGCGTGAACCCGAACGGCGGCGCGATTGCGCTCGGCCATCCGCTCGGTATGAGCGGCGCGCGTCTCGTGACGACGGCGATGTATCAACTGCATCGCACCCAGGGGCGTTACGCGCTGTGCACGATGTGCATCGGCGTCGGCCAGGGCATTGCGATCGCGATCGAACGCATCTGATCCGACTGACGACGCGACGGTAACGGCGGCGTGCGGCGCGGTCATCGGCGCCGACCGATGCTCGCGCGGCGCGCCGCCGTTCTGCTTCTTCAGGTCCGGCCGACGCATCGGCCGGACCTGCGGCGTTCACCGCCGCATCACATTCCCGCCATGCACAGATACTTGATCACGACATAGTCGTCGATCCCGTAGTGCGACCCTTCCCGCCCGATCCCCGACTGCTTGACGCCGCCGAACGGCGCGACCTCGTTCGAGATCAGTCCGGTGTTGATCCCGACCATCCCGTATTCGAGCGCCTCGGCCACGCGCCACACGCGGCCGATGTCGCGGCTGTAGAAATAGGCGGCCAGTCCGAACTCGGTGTCGTTCGCCATCGCGATCACCTCGTCGTCGGACGAGAAGCGGAACAGCGGCGCGAGCGGGCCGAACGTTTCGTCGCGCGCGACCTTCATGGTCGGCGTCACGTCCGCGAGCACGGTCGGTTCGAAGAAGCCGTGGCCGAGCGCATGCCGCTTGCCGCCGACGAGCACGCGCGCGCCGTTCGCGAGCG
The Paraburkholderia caballeronis genome window above contains:
- the pcaF gene encoding 3-oxoadipyl-CoA thiolase, encoding MTEAFLCDAIRTPIGRYAGSLAQVRADDLGAVPLKALIERNKEVDWTAIDDVIYGCANQAGEDNRNVARMSLLLAGLPDNVPGSTVNRLCGSGMDAVGIAARAIKSGEAGLMIAGGVESMSRAPFVMGKATSAFSRDAAIYDTTIGWRFVNPLMKQQYGVDSMPETGENVAQDYSVSRADQDLFALRSQQKAARAQQDGTLAQEIVSVTIPQKKGDPVVVSRDEHPRETSIEALAKLKGVVRPDGSVTAGNASGVNDGAAALLLANEENAKRFGLTPRARVLGIATAGVAPRVMGIGPAPATQKLLARLGMKIDQFDVIELNEAFASQGLAVLRLLGVADDDPRVNPNGGAIALGHPLGMSGARLVTTAMYQLHRTQGRYALCTMCIGVGQGIAIAIERI